The Anaeromyxobacter sp. nucleotide sequence GTGCACCGCAACGAGATGGGCGCCTCCTTCTTCCTGGAGTCGGTGGCCTACGCCCTCGACGGCGCGCCGGTCTACTCCAAGGCGGACCTCGACGGCGACCTCTCGTCCCGCCAGGAGTTCGAGGTCTTCAACGGGCGCATCGTGCCCGGCAACCACCAGGTCTCGGTGCAGCTCACCTACCGCGGCCACGGGTTCGGCCTCTTCAGCTACCTGGAGGGCTACCGCTTCAAGGTGCAGTCCTCCTACACCTTCAACGCCGAGCCCGGGAAGGCGCTCACCGTCACCGTGGTGGGCTTCGAGAAGGGCGGCCTGACCACCGAGCTGAAGGACCGGCCGGCGGTGCGCTACGACGTGGACGTGCAGCGCGAGGACCCCACCCAGAAGGCCAGCGCGCCGGAAGGCGCCACGAAGTGACTGGCCGCTCGCCGCGCCTGCCGGCGCTGGTGGCGGTCGCGGCGCTCCTGGCGCCGTGGCCGGCCGCGGCCGGCCGCCTCGACGACGCCGAGAAGGAGGCCGCCTCCATCGAGGACCGGCTGCTCTTCGTCGAGAGGACCTACGCCCGCCCCGACGAGTCGCTGGCGGTGCGCGCCGCGCGCAAGTTCTCGGAGGGCGAGACCCAGTTCCTGCTGGGCGACTGGGTGCACGCCGCGGTGCTGCTGCTCGACGCGGTCGAGCAGCCGGAGTTCCGCGCCACCCCCGACTACCCCCTGGCGCTGGCCTACCTGGGCGACGCCTTGCGGCAGCAGGGCGCCTGCCAGAGCGCCCTCGGGCAGTACCAGGCGCTGCTGGCGCTGGGCCCCACGCCGGCCCGCGGCGCCGCCATCGCGGGCGCCCTGGCCTGCCGCGTCACCCTGCGCCGCTTCGAGGGCGTGGACGCGCTGCTCGCCGAGGCCCCCACCGTCTTCCCGCGCGGCGCGCCGCCCGAGGTGGGCTACCTGGGCGCCAAGGCGCTCTACCACCGCCCCGACCTGCGGCCGGCCGAGCGGCTGTCCCGGGCCTCCGAGGCCTTCGCGGCGGTGGCCCCGCCCTACCACCTGGCGGCCGCCTACCACCTGGGCGCGCTGCAGGTGGAGGCCGGCGACCTGCCCGCCGCCGCGGTCCACTTCACCCGCTGCGCCGCCATGGACGGCAAGGACCAGCGGCAGGTGGAGATCCGCGAGCTGTGCGCCCTGGGCCTGGGCCGGGTCGAGGCCGAGCAGGGGCGCTGGGCCGAGTCGCTCGACGCCTACCAGCTCCTGCCGCGCGAGTCGCCGCGCTTCAACGAGGCGCTGCACGAGATCGCCTGGAACTTCGTGCGGGCCAGGAGCTACGAGCAGGCGCTGCGCACCGCCAACATGATCGTGGACCTGGCGCCCGAGTCGCAGCTGGCGCCGGAGGCCACCATCCTCACCGGCCACCTCAACCTGCGGCTGGGCCACTACGCGGACGCCACCGAGGCCTTCAACCGGGTCATCAACGCCTACGCCCCGGTGCGCGACGAGATCGACGCGGTCCTCACCATGCACGAGGATCCGGTGCGCTACTTCAACGAGCTGATCGGGCGCCAGGGCAAGGCCTTCGACGTCTCCTCGGTGCTGCCGTCCATGGCCGTCAAGTGGGCCACGGCCCAGCGGGACGTGAGCGGGGCGCTCGACCTGGTGACGGCGCTGGAGGCCGGGCGGCGCGACCTGGAGGAGGCCGACGCGGTGGCGCTGCGGATCGACGCCCTGCTGGCCCGCGCCGGCGGCCTGGACGCCGCGCCGCTCCTCAAGGCCGGCTGGGCCAGCGCCGAGGCCATCCAGAACGCCGCCGCCCGCCTGGAGGGCGAGGTGGCCACCAGCGCCGTGGCGGCGGTGCACGACGCCCTGCCGTCGGCCGCCCGGGCCGAGCTGGACCGGGCCCACGCGGCCCGGCTCGAGCTGGAGCGCCGGCTGGAGCAGACCCCGCGCACCCCGGGCGAGGTGCAGGCCAGGCAGGAGCGCATGGCCCGCCGCATCGACGT carries:
- a CDS encoding dihydrolipoamide acetyltransferase; the protein is MAQAPASAPAAPQTAEEQNDLKVRTLEERVSDLKEKIFRTKARLMNLQEMVIGGDITTGAKAVLVHRNEMGASFFLESVAYALDGAPVYSKADLDGDLSSRQEFEVFNGRIVPGNHQVSVQLTYRGHGFGLFSYLEGYRFKVQSSYTFNAEPGKALTVTVVGFEKGGLTTELKDRPAVRYDVDVQREDPTQKASAPEGATK